A window of Apodemus sylvaticus chromosome 9, mApoSyl1.1, whole genome shotgun sequence contains these coding sequences:
- the Tnfaip8l1 gene encoding tumor necrosis factor alpha-induced protein 8-like protein 1 gives MDTFSTKSLALQAQKKVLSKMASKTMVAVFVDNTSSEVLDELYQATKEFTRSRKEAQRVVKNLVKVAVKLAVLLRADQLDGHELAQLQRFRGRVRSLAMTALSFHQVDFTFDRRVLAAGLLECRDLLHQAVGPHLTAKSHGRINHVFSHFANADFLAALYSPAEPYRSHLCRICDGLGRMLDEGGI, from the coding sequence ATGGACACCTTCAGCACGAAGAGCCTGGCCCTGCAGGCCCAGAAGAAAGTCCTCAGCAAGATGGCTTCCAAGACCATGGTGGCTGTGTTTGTGGACAACACCAGCAGTGAGGTCTTGGATGAACTGTACCAGGCCACTAAGGAGTTCACCCGCAGCCGGAAGGAGGCGCAGAGGGTCGTGAAGAACCTGGTGAAGGTGGCCGTGAAGCTGGCAGTGTTGCTGCGGGCCGACCAGCTGGACGGTCATGAGCTGGCCCAGCTGCAGCGCTTCCGGGGCCGCGTCCGCAGCCTGGCCATGACAGCCCTTAGTTTCCACCAGGTAGACTTCACCTTTGACCGGCGTGTGCTGGCCGCTGGGCTGCTGGAGTGCAGGGACCTGCTGCACCAGGCCGTCGGCCCGCACCTCACCGCCAAGTCCCACGGCCGCATCAACCACGTCTTCAGTCACTTTGCCAATGCTGACTTCCTGGCCGCATTGTACAGCCCAGCAGAGCCCTACCGGAGCCATCTGTGTCGCATCTGTGATGGCCTTGGGAGGATGTTGGACGAGGGTGGCATCTGA